AACAAAGGAGAACATGGAGGAATGAAACAAAAGGAATGATTTAGAGGTTAAAACTGAGAGTACAATACCGATCATGAAGGAGATAGAAAGATGGAAGCCCCCGCCACAAGACTGGCTGAAATGCAATAGTGATGCAGCATGGGATGAATCAAAAGAAAATTGCAGGCTGGGGTGGGTTCTAAGAGATCATATGGGCTGTGTCTTATGGATGGGAGCGAGATCCTTGAGTCGCTTGAGATCACCTATTGAAGCTGAAGCAGAAGCGCTAAGATGGGCTTTACTCAACATGGTACGCTTCAACTACAGAAGGGTCATCTTTGAATCCGACTGTAAGGAGTTGATTCAGGCCATTCAGGAGGAAAGCTATCGCCCAAGCATCTGCACCTACACTGCAGATATCCTTCGTAAGCTGGATAAAATAGGTGATCACAGAGTAGTCTTCAAGAGTAGACAAGGGAATGAAGTGGCAGATAGAGTAGCAAAAGAGGCTTCTAACTTTGAGAGTAACTCCTCTGTTTTGTTTTCTACTATGCCTTCTTAGATTCAAACTTATGTTGAGGCTGATAAACCTATGGTGTAATCAATCTTTTGGAATAATATTTTAAGAATGTTGAGTTGAAAAAAAAAGATATTGAAGGAAAATTAGTTTTGTAGAGAAAAAGTAGAGAGAGATAGAAAGAGAAGAAGAAAAAGAGTGTAAAATTGGCCAGTTAATTAATTTTGAGTTTTTGTTTGGTTATTGGGTGCAAATTCCCTAAATTATATTCGACTATAGTCAATAAATGATTATATTGAGTGTGACAATACGATATACACATTTCCCATATATAGCGTATATGTTATTATGATTTTTTTATGAATAAAATTTGATGTCCGCCGTAAAAAAATAATAAAAATTTGTTGTCTTGACGGTTAACAGTTTAATCGTTGGATTGGTCTAATATACCAGGCTCGAAAATCATGATACATCATAAATGTTTAAAAGATTCGTATGATACATTAATTTTAGGAAAAAATGGAAATACAGAAATTTTTTTTTACTATCATTATCCTAATGGGATAATATATGATGTTGTCTCATTAGTATAATGAAAACCCAATAAAACATCGACTTCAATTTTAAAATACAAATAAATGAAATTTTATATATTTAGAAAAGTTAAAAGAAAACAATTTAAGAAGTAAAACCTCCAAGTCCGTTTTAAATTTTATTAGAACAAATATTTTATTTTTACTAAATTTTTTAAAGTTATATATATATATATATATATCTTACATACGTTATTAAACGCTAATAATAGACAATGAACTTACTATAATACAAAATCATCTGTTTAGATAAAATAATGATAGGTTATTAATAATAAGCTAATAATAAATTAATTTTCACCAAATTGAATCTCTTTACTTTTTTTTTTAATTGTATATTTTAATGTTGCTCAAAATTTAAGATGGTTTTCCACAAAAATATCAAATTACTATATAGTCTAAATTTGAATTTAACTTATTACATTTTAATTAGCAGTGTACTAATTAAATGCATGCATATTAGTATATTTAAGTAATTTCTTTACTCTATTTAAGAAAATGCCAAGATGACATTTTATCAAATATTTCAATAGTTTAATCTTGATGATGTAAATCATTGTAATGTGTATATTAGGGTATTTACATATATGATAGTTATTTGAATATATTAAATAAAAACTAAAAAGAGATAAATATAAAAAAAATTCTTTTTTTAAATTGATTTAAAGTAGAAAAAGAAATAAACAAAAATTGCAATTATTTTCTGCAAATTTTATAACTACATTTCCAAGTTTTTTTGAGATTTGGTCATGATTCTATGTAGATCATATCTTCTACGGTTCTACACTTCTACTTCTGCCATACGTAGAAACAAGCCAATAGATTCGAAAGAATATTCTACTGACTTCAGATAGTTTTTGAGTAATATGTTAATAGTATAAATTGCATTCAACAGAAATTTAGAAAACACTGACAACAGTAGATGTCATATTCCTCAGATGCAGAATATATTGTGAAAGTTATATTACTAACTAGGGGGTGTTCGCGCGGAATATTGTTTTATTATTGCTAAGAGCATGATTTTTTTTTGGATAATGTAATTATGTTATCGTTTTTATTTGTTAAGATCATTATTTGATGTTTTTAGTTTGTTATGTAGTAGGTGATAAGTTAATATATTTTGCATTTGTTTTTTTTGAATAATGTGTTGTTGTGTGTATAGTACTTGTTATTAGTCAAATGAGTCTCTAACGTAAACTAATATTGAATTTCATTAACTTTGCATCTACGCATTTGTTGATTCTAAGATTAACGGTTTCATCGTCAAAATTGTATTATATTTTTTTCATATTTTTGAAAATTATAATTTTTAAGATGTTTTTTGCCCTCTCCCCATATTTTAAACTTGAGCCCTCACCGTCTATATATTTCGTTACAAATCTGGTGTGCGGTGCTTCTCACCATCACCGGAAAANNNNNNNNNNNNNNNNNNNNNNNNNNNNNNNNNNNNNNNNNNNNNNNNNNNNNNNNNNNNNNNNNNNNNNNNNNNNNNNNNNNNNNNNNNNNNNNNNNNNNNNNNNNNNNNNNNNNNNNNNNNNNNNNNNNNNNNNNNNNNNNNNNNNNNNNNNNNNNNNNNNNNNNNNNNNNNNNNNNNNNNNNNNNNNNNNNNNNNNNNNNNNNNNNNNNNNNNNNNNNNNNNNNNNNNNNNNNNNNNNNNNNNNNNNNNNNNNNNNNNNNNNNNNNNNNNNNNNNNNNNNNNNNNNNNNNNNNNNNNNNNNNNNNNNNNNNNNNNNNNNNNNNNNNNNNNNNNNNNNNNNNNNNNNNNNNNNNNNNNNNNNNNNNNNNNNNNNNNNNNNNNNNNNNNNNNNNNNNNNNNNNNNNNNNNNNNNNNNNNNNNNNNNNNNNNNNNNNNNNNNNNNNNNNNNNNNNNNNNNNNNNNNNNNNNNNNNNNNNNNNNNNNNNNNNNNNNNNNNNNNNNNNNNNNNNNNNNNNNNNNNNNNNNNNNNNNNNNNNNNNNNNNNNNNNNCATTCTCCCTCTCTCAAGTTGTTTCTTTTCTTTCCATGTTTTCCTTGGTATAGGTGTGCGGAGTTAGTCTCTTGGAGCTTTGGTCCCTTCTATCCAGAGCTTTGTGGTTTTTCAGTTGCATGCCGTATTGTATGTTCTTTTTTAGTCTGTGAGGTGTTTCTTTCTTTTTAGTTACTGGTTGTGATTCCGGTGTTTTAGGCATATATTTTCCTGCTTTTTGGTGGTTTTGGCCTTTAGATTATTATTCTCCCTTTGGCCCGCTTTTTTAGTTTATGTGTTGGTTGTCTAGTTTCTTATTCTTAATTTGATTATCTTATGATACTAATATTGAAATAAATATAATTTGTAAATGAAATAATAAAAATTAGTAAAAATAATAAAATGATGAAAAGTCTTGCTATTTTTAGGTGTGAATAAATTAAATATTTAAAATATATTTATATTATTTTATTTATTTCTTGAATCTTAGAGACCAATAAGTGTGAGAAGGATTAGATAATACACAATTAGAAATTGATGGAGAAAATTGCAATAATTTAAAAGAAAAAGAATTTAAATACAAAAAAAAAACATGAGGACACATGTCAACAAAACCCCCTTCCACATGTCATAAGAAGGGAAAAAACCAACTTTATATATAAAGATTCTAATAAACTTAAATTGTCTAACAAACCATAATATTTGATTTCCACTATGTTTTGTGTAGAATATGAACTCCGATACCAGTAGACCAATATTTGAAGTGCTTAAGTAAGTTTTAAAACGCAAAAAATTGTTACTAAACTAATAAGAGTATTTAAGTAATATATTTAATCGGTTGTTTTTTTTAAAAAATAATTTTTTGGTTTAAAAAACTATTTATTTGATTATTTTTGATAATTGAAAATGTAATTAAAGCAAAAATGGGATAAACCGTTTTATTAGGACAATGGAAGTAAATTTTGTTCTATATTTCTAATTCTCGTAATTTTTTATTAGAAGATTTCTCTTTTTGTTTTGGTTGCTCAAAAAAGAAGCCTCCATCCAACACACGAACTAGAATAGAGTTTCTCGTATGAGCCCAAAAGCCCAAACTTGATCTGTAGATATTATAAAGAATTGAAAATGGGCCCAGTAAGGCCTTCAATCACAACCAGTTTATAGGGACAAAAACGTAACTCTCGTAACCCAGATAGACACGTGGCAATTTGTTGTTGATAGACAATCGCGCAGCCGCTTCTTTGAGATTCTTCACTCTTGTGTGGTGGGTGGACTCGCGAGGAGGTCTCAGTTTAACTCTAAAAACACCTTTTTGACTGCAAAAATTCAAATCTCTCGCGCG
This sequence is a window from Brassica oleracea var. oleracea cultivar TO1000 chromosome C1, BOL, whole genome shotgun sequence. Protein-coding genes within it:
- the LOC106330559 gene encoding uncharacterized protein LOC106330559 codes for the protein MKEIERWKPPPQDWLKCNSDAAWDESKENCRLGWVLRDHMGCVLWMGARSLSRLRSPIEAEAEALRWALLNMVRFNYRRVIFESDCKELIQAIQEESYRPSICTYTADILRKLDKIGDHRVVFKSRQGNEVADRVAKEASNFESNSSVLFSTMPS